aaacatcatCAAATCCGTAAATGTAAATCTAGATATAGAACTACAATTAGATAAACGTAAAACTTAATCAAAAGATATGAAAATTACAAACAAATCAGACCTACGGTGGCTTTGGGAGCAGAGAAACCGTCAGCCAGAAACACATTATATCTAAGATAAAACGAGAGAGAGGTTAAAAGAGTTTTTATTGATAGAATCAATCAAGATCGATTTCTCATAAAAAAGTTATATTAGATAGAATAACATCCAAAACACTACAAAATTGTGTTTCTCATAAACACTCACATTTCATGTCATATATGAACTGTGTGTTCTCCCAAAATTTGCCACCTACTAAAATTATCCAAATACATACCCAAGCAAGTACTCTTAGGTGCAGGTAGacattaaaaagaatataaccaattttttaaaatagaaaaacctTATACAGTCATTTGAAAAGATATCGATCGAGTAGAATGTCACAATTTACTCATCCATACTATgtaactattatatatattgtatgtCTTTAGACAGGCCTATTCACAATGGAAAAAGCTTTTGATGTATTAGTGTTGGACAAAAttgaaataactaaaatttgGTCAAAAATTAGTGAAAAACTAAAAGTTGAAGGCGGTAGGTTATAAATACTGAAATATGGATTGACTTTGAACGTGCAATGGCGCTTTAACGGAGTAACGGTTGACGATATCAATATGTCTCTCTTACGCGCAACATTGTCCAACTCGGTTTCAGCCGTTGGATTTGACTCTTAAGAAGATCCCTTTGACTTGAATAAAGAAATATCATGAAATACTACCACGTCCTGTAAGCGAATGACtcgttataataaaaaaaaatgataggaCTGAAAGTCCTCAAATGTGTTACTTACGAAGTTACGATATCGTATGCATTATTTGGGCTGTGTTTGCCCAAAGTTAAACAAAAGGTGATGGGCCTGGCCCagttaaagaaaagaaagatgctCATGCTCTATTCACCTATCGTCGTCTGAAGATAGAGTGAGAGATTGAGAAGGGCGTAGTTACCTCACTCAATTTCGGCCTTTTCTCCAAACCCTAATCTGCTccaagtttccatttttttttacttgttctGCCAAATTTCTGAAATCTGGTCTTCTTATATTGGTCGATGGGTTCGGAGAATCATGTAGTTGTGGATGTTAGTTCAGACGAAGAGGACATCGACAGAGACTACTTGAACTGGCTAAACAAGGACAAATCCGACAGCACTGATGTAGTCGAGGTGAAAGGCAGCGTTCGTTCTCAGCTAAATTCTTCGACTCAAGCAGCTTTGGAGGATGACGACGACGACAAAGATTGTGTCATTTTGGACTGTGATCCCGACAAGACTACTGCTGCAGCAGTTGaagctgaagctgaagctgatgatgatgacgaggTGCTTGTAGTGGGTCAAAAGGGTGAGGTATTGAGTTCGAATTCCACctcaaattttcattaaaagcCAGAGtctttgtttaataaaaaaatgattttccatTTTAGATAGCGTGTAGAGATTTCCCTCACCCAAGACACTCGTGTGCTAAGTACTCCTTCAACTCAACATCACATGAGAGTTACTGCGACATGGTAAGTAAAGTAATCATCATCTTCTATAAGCTTCCCCTAATTCTTTAATTGATTATTTGCCTTGTCTAatcctttttttattttccatgtCTGCTTCGCTTTGTTGAAGTGTCACTGTTACGTGTGTGACATCCCTGCTCCTTGTCCATACTGGTGCGTCGCTCTCTCCGGCGTAGATCATTGTCATGCTAATGATAAAGACAAGACATGGATGAATCAACGCGAATACTTGAGGCTTGGAGGAAATATGCCCACCACCCTAGTACCAGCTGCCCATGCTACAGTGTCTCCGTCTCAGAGTATTATCCCCTTGTCCCAAAAGGGCCAAAACCCTTCGCCAAGGAATAATAAGATTGAGATCCAGGCTTGCTCATCATCAGCATCCACCCGTGTTGCTAATCTCTCAAACGTCAGAGGCAAGAGTAGATCATTGAGCAGCAGTGTTAGCATCCAAAAGGATACAAGTACTTATATGGGTAA
Above is a genomic segment from Raphanus sativus cultivar WK10039 unplaced genomic scaffold, ASM80110v3 Scaffold2569, whole genome shotgun sequence containing:
- the LOC108825554 gene encoding RPM1 interacting protein 13-like, producing MGSENHVVVDVSSDEEDIDRDYLNWLNKDKSDSTDVVEVKGSVRSQLNSSTQAALEDDDDDKDCVILDCDPDKTTAAAVEAEAEADDDDEVLVVGQKGEIACRDFPHPRHSCAKYSFNSTSHESYCDMCHCYVCDIPAPCPYWCVALSGVDHCHANDKDKTWMNQREYLRLGGNMPTTLVPAAHATVSPSQSIIPLSQKGQNPSPRNNKIEIQACSSSASTRVANLSNVRGKSRSLSSSVSIQKDTSTYMGNLRRSRVASSGTRSYGNNVKVGHYTNAKVSRSTHRSNTSVVSPTINPEMYTQQQQQNCQLNVTDYCCAAVTTGSQSNADLFTLPEWGSTVQQQPGTNENVLQTKLSEVESWLMDSCNQAGLVAQDNVTFDFETFLND